The genome window AAATTCTGTATTATTATGAACTCAGCTTGTAATGGAAAAGCTGTCTATTGTGGAGAGTGGGAAAGTAATGCAGGTAAGCACAGACGAAAAAATGACATCTTAAAAAATTAAACTGTGCCAAATTCCAGAATTAAAGAAAATCAAAGCATTTTCATATAGCTTAGTTGATACTATATTTATAACTAAGAGAATTTTTTCACAATATACcagttcctttttttgtttttatcttttttcctTTATTAGATACTGGTATAAAATTTATATATATTACCCTGGAGTTGAGAAGGAGCTGTTATCAGAGCAAATTGCAATGTCACAGCTGGCAACAAGTTGGcaaccagcagcagcagccagtCCTTGAACAACAGCTATGACAGGCACAGGACACTGTAAGATGCCTAGCATCAGACGAGAACAGGTTGCAAAAACCTCATGGTGGAATTCAGACCCATCTTTGCTTGTCTGCAACAGTTATTGTCAGCTATTAATTGAAGGCACAAGCAAGTAATTAATccataaatttctgtttttgaCATACCAGTTCTTTCAAATTGTGGCCAGCTGAGAACACCCGTCCTTCTCCATACAGTAAAATACACCTGAGAGAAGGGTCATTCTGATTGCAGGTGATGCCTGCAATCAAGTCTTCCATCATTTTCATGGACAGCGCATTCCTGAAAATCACACAAATGGGAATTAGGATTCAGTTTTGACAATTCTTGCAATTCAAGTGCTTGAGAACAACAAACCTCGTTTTTTGACTTGACATGATTATTTTACGAACACCATCATATTGTACAGTCTTTGTCAATGGTTCATTTGCAATAATACATGAAGTACTAAGTGACATATTATGTTTTGGTTTCCCTCGGATTCTTGCCACCTGTCAAATATAAAAATAATGCATAGCTATTAAGAATTTAAATTCAAAGGACagaatgaaaagaaagaagattttaaacatttctgctAGCAGAATGTGAAAGTTGATGCAAGCAATATCTGTACTACTGTGTAGAATGGGATGATAAATCTCAAAATGATTATTTAGTAAAAGTAAACCAAGTAAAAGATGGTGAAAAGTTAACAggaatattattattactactattattattattattattattagtagtagtagtagtagtagtagtagtagtagtagttgttgtttttgttgttatttcttttcttttccctgtCAAGAGTGAGAAGGAACTACACCTGAGTCTCTGCATACaggtgtgtcactatggatcggaggaaatcttctctggcttccggcagctatctgatttggtaaagACAGCCAGTcttgctagtgggatgaaagcagagctcaccatctgcagcatcattgacagaactaactgcggacctttggtacagagccgagtggagggtctgaatcagtggctgagacggttctgcgaccgtgtgggctgcagattcctcaacttgcaccatagggcgatggggttttgggttccgctggataggtcaggagtccactacacacagcatgTGGCTGCATGGGTAGCATGGGTTCTGAGgcgtggactaggcggttttttaggttagatggcctcaggtaagtacagaaagggcaacagcctcaaagggtgcggggcaaagtcaggacatgcagggaccaagcagcaatcagtattgtaattgtaaactgttgaacctgtattggtaaagtaccagaacttcaagtgctgatagaaagcaccaaagctagaattgttataggtatggaaagctggctgaagccagagataaattctgccgaaatttttacaaaggcacagacggtgttcagaaaggatagattgcacgcaaccggtggcggcgtgtttgtcgctgttagtagtagtttatccggcagtgaaatagaagtggatagttcccatgaattattatgggtggaggttatactcaacaaccaagctagtttaataattggctccttttaccgacctcctgactcagcagcattagtggcagaacaactgaagtaaaatctggaatacatttcatacaaatttccttagcatgttatagtcttaggtggagatttcaatttaccagatatagacagggacactcagatgtttaggatgggtggtaggggcagagcatcgagtgacattatactgagtgcactagccaaaaattacctcgagcaattaaacagagaaccaactcatggagataacatcttggacctactgataacaaacagacctgaactttttgactctgtaagtgcagaacagggaatcagtgatcatacggctgttgcagtatccctgaatatggaagtaaataggaatataaaaaaaaggggggaggaaggtttatctgtttagcatgagtaataggaggcagatttcagactacctaagagatcaaaacgaaaatttctgttccgacactggcaatgttgagtgtttatgaataaagttcaaagcaatcgttttagacaggtacatgaaGAGtacaactgtgagggacgggaaaaacccaccgtggttcaacaacaaaatgaggaaactactgtgaaagcaaagagagcttcactgcaaatttaaatgcagccagagcctctcagacaaacagaagctaaatgatgtcaaagttagcataaggagagctatgcgtgaagcgttcagtgaattcgaaagtaaaatcctaTGTACCGActggacagaaaatcctaggaagatcTTCTGATCttaacgttaaatcagtaagtggatcgaaacagcatattcagacactctgggatgataatggcattgaaacggaagatgacaggtgtaaaactgaaatacaaaataccttctcccaaagctgttttacagaggaagaccgcactgcagttccttctctaaatcctcgcacaaacggaaaaatggctgacatcgcaataagtgtccaaggaatagaaaagcaactgaaatcactcaacagcggaaagtccactagacctgacagggtaccaattcgattctacacagcgtACACGAAAGAActggccccccttctaacaaccatGTACCGCAAGTCGCTAGAGGAatgaaaggttccaaatgattggaaaagagcacaggtagttccagttttcaagaagcgtcatcgagcagatgcgcaaaactatagacctatatctctgacatcaacctattgtagaaattttggaacatgttttttgctcgcatatcatgtcatttctgaaaacccagaatctactctgtaggaatcaacatggattccagaaacagcgatcgtgtgagacccaactcgctttatttgttcatgagacccagaaaatattagatacaggtctCAGGTATATGacgttttccttgatttccagaaggcgtttgatacagttttgcactgtcgcctgataaacaaagttagagcctatggaatatcagaccagctgtgtggctggattgaagaggttttagcaaacagaacacagcatgttgttctcaatggagagatgaaTTCTAAATGTACAACCTCCTTCCTAGCCAccttgaccaactatatcctcaccacaATTATTTCTCCCTTGAAGCCATTACCTACAAACAGATCTggtgtacagctatgggcacccacatgacaTCATCCTATGCCAGTTTGTTCATGGGCTGTCTAGAGGAATCCATCCTAAACTCCCAAAATCCCAAACCACTCCCCTgggtcagattcattgatgacattttcgtgatatggattgagagtgaggacaatctatccacattcctccagaacctcaatgcCTTCTCCCCTAGTCACTTCATCTGGTTCTCCTCAGGCCCACAAGCcactttcctcaatgttgacctccacctcaaagatggattctgtccatatcaaacctactaaccatcagcaatacctccactttgacagctgccacctgttccataccaagaagtcccttacaTAAAGCCCAGCCACCCCTGGCTGTCACATTAGCAGGGATGTGCAGTCCCTCTCGAAGCATACCATGGGTCACACTGAGGCCAtcacagactgtaattacactAACAGTCTTACATAAAAACAgatctctccagtcacctaccacctcccaaagccccacaaactggccacagaggagcattccctcaTGATTTAGTACCATCCAGGACAGGAGAAACTggatcacattctctgccagggttctgACTACTTCTTGTCTtgccctgaaatgaagaatgtcctaTGGACTATCCTCCCCAGCCCTCTCagagtggtattctgctgcccactgaacctacacaatacccTCATCCATCCCAACCTCTTGCctaatggctcatatccctgtaatagacctagatgcaagacctgtcccatacatcctcccaccaccatctgctccagtctggtcactagcatcacctatcccatcaaaggcagagctatctgtgaaaccagtcatgtgatctacaagctaagctgcaaccactgtgctgcatcctatgtgggtatgacaaccaacaagctctctGTCCGCATAAAAAggctaccaacaaactgtggccaagaaacagctggaccacccagttgctgagcacacttgCCAACACGGCGTTCTTCATTTCCATGACTGCTTCAAAGCCTATATCTTCTGAATCCTTCATACCAACGctagcttttctgaaatgtgcaggggGGAACGCTCCCTGCAAAATATCCTACATTCCTATAAtgcttctggcctcaaccttctaTAAGTTCTTATCCTTTACTCACCTATCCATTtgcctgttctcattccagcactacacagccctctgttccaccaCTGAACCCACAATCTTTATGTCTCTCCCTTACTGatgccctctcccccctcctcacccACTGTTTAACcttccaactgcacctagctgccctaccctctctccaccttgacCCTATATGCTCCCACAAGTAGCACTTTACCGTCCCCCACCGCTACTCTGCTAACCCTTTccctccctgtcccagcctcctccttacccccactacccagttgcttctcccatcatgtgctgctgacAATCTGccttcagcagccagagactgtggtcatatgtgtgtgagttgcatttgcgtgaatgtgtatgtgtttatgttgttgtatgagtgtgtatgtgtttatGTCGTCTATTTCCGGTGaaagccttgttggccgaaagcttactttctcactgtcttttttttgtgcctatctgtgactcaggatCTCTGCTCtatggtgagaagcaactatcctttccataatattgtcattattccattgtggattttacattgtttattCTTTGTATGCCTCTCCATCTCtgggtaactactgcagcctacatccgtttGATCTTGCTTACTGTACTAAGGCGTTTGTTCCCCTCAtagacacacaacttcttccattccaaaaactttaattcccttttcaaatttctccgtgctttcatttactgcttgctgaaaGTACAGTTCAATAACATAGTGGAAAAGCTACAACTCTATCTTACTACCTTTTCAGCTAATGCTTCCttttctccctgtatttgatcTCTGCTACCTTAATAATTTCAGAATGTGTTCCAGTCAATACTGTTAAAAgccttctctaaatttacaaatgctgttATTGTAAGTTTGTCTTTCTTCAAacagttttctaagataagtcatagtcaGTAATTTCTCatgagttcctacatttctctggaactcaaATCAATTTTTCTCGTaattggtttctactagttttcacatttaatttgttacttcttttggTTTTTCTACTccgaatgttatgcatctggtgtcaGTCCAAGTGCCTTATCAGGAATTGGATCACTTGTGCTCCGAGTTTTCAGATCTGCTTGCCCCAGGTTAGATTATGCAAACAGTTTCACGGCACACATCACCCTCAAACCCTAAACCTGCCCTCACTTTCTTCAGGTGGGGCCGGTACCAGTAGCTTTCCGTGACCAGTTTAAGACATAGCTGGATCGCTTAATGTCATGGGAAGTGATAAAACTGATTTTCTCAATTGAATGTCTTTAGTGATCATAAAGAAGTTGTCTTGCCAGCGTTGGATCTGCAGCAGCTTCAATGTCATTATTAATGGACAGGCAGTCAGAGACAATTATCCCTGCCTCGCCAGGAGGAGGTGCTCTCAAAGCTGGCTGGGTCAAGCCTTTTTGAAAAATGATTTGGCTGAAGCTCACCTTCAGATTCCATTGCACAATGCATTAAACCAGAAGGTTATGGTTAATACATCTTTCAGCCTCTTTCAGTAACAATGGCTAATGTCTGGGGCTGCTAGTGTGCCTGCCATTTTTcaatgtcttagaacatattaATGATCCTGTTGTGATAGGTGCTACCACAGTGTGTCAGCTATGTCAGTTCTGTTCTTTCTTTACTGATTTACAGGCTGAGCACCTCAAATGTAATCTCACCCTGTCTCACTTTCTGCATCCTTCCCTTGTTTATTTGGGTCATGGAATCACCAAGCTGTACATGTGCCACATGAAACAACATGTCATCgctgttatggctctgagcactatgggactcaactgctgaggtcattagtcaccgcTGTTATGGCTCTACCTCATTTGTCTATTCTGCCTGTTACTTCAGTTAGATTTGTTTGGTCTGCAGCCTATGAGCATGCTCTTGTGCAGGGTAAGGATACTCTTCACTTTGCACTTTGTCTTCCAACATATCAACTTGGTGAGCATCTGGTCCTCACCGCATATGCTTTTGACTACAGGGTGGGGGTGATATGGCCCAAATGCCATTTGGATAGTTCGCAATAGCTTATTGCCTATGCATAAAAAACAATCAATGTTTTGCTATTGTCCACACCTCATGTGTTCCTCCTCTACCCCAAGGGAAAGACCAGGCATCACAACCAACAATGCTGTGACTGAATAGACAACCATGGCAGTACCAGGGACAACAGCCAAAGATGCGAGAAGTTCGTGATGCATCCAGACCAGTACATATGGAGGGGAGAGAGTGGGATGAGGGCACTCCCACTGCCAATGGACCCAGGGGCAACCAGTGGACAGGACCAGTGACAGGCAGGCAGAAGCCACATGGACATCAGAGACCATGATGAGGGGTGCTGGTATAAGCAGTGATGAATGATGGACTGGAGAGAAGCAGCTCTGGCAATGGAGACCCAGATTCTGTCCTCACTGATGGCACCATCTGTGCAATGCTGAGAGGCACCGGTACTGTCCACAAGAAGCAAACATGCAGTCAGTGCTGATGGAGCCCCAACTGCTGCAGTACATGGGCAAAACCAGGCCTGCTGAACCCCAGGTGAGGCCAGGGCACAGAAAGAACAAGGAGTCAGGACCATGGACTGAGGAGGGGGCCCTGCACCCATCCTGGGATACAACTGGCACCAGTGGATGCCACAACTCAAATCTTTGGTGTGGACCATGAAGATGCAGTGACCATGTTGACTGTGGACAACAGCCAGAAGCCTGCGAGGGCACCACCTAATGCCCTAACTCAGATTGGTGTACCAGGCATGAACGTCAATTAAACTGACTAGCCTGTGGTTCCTGAAATGGGAccacagcctttccagtagttgtaggggcgtcagtctggatgattgactgatatggccttgtaacattggCCAGATGGTCTTGCCATAttgatactgtgaacagttaaaAGCAAGATGAAACTATAGCTATTATATCTCCTGAGCAAATGAAACTATAGCTATTATATTTCCTGAGtacttgcagctttactctatggtttaatgatgatggcaatctcttacaagtcagtttaaaaagggaaatggagaggaacAGGGACtgagggagaggaagagaaggaaagctgtctgacagaattttgtacagcatacaatttaatcattgctaatatttggtttaaaaatcatggaaGATTTTCTACATGGAAGATACCAGGagtcaccagaaggtttcagatactgtatataatggtaagacagatttcaaaaccagattttagaTTGCAAAACACATCTAGAGATAAATATCAACTCTGAACGTAATTGACTGATTAtaagctgcagattaaaactgaaaaaattccagaaaggtgggaaattaaggagatggaacttggATAACTGAATggaccagaggttgctgagagtttcaaaggTAGCATTATCCAATGATTGgttgaaagaaaggaaagaaatacaacagaagatgaaTGGATAATTTTGAGATAAAAATAGGGTAGGATACAATGCAGTAGGGACCAAACTGAGAAAATAGACAAGACCCAGTAAAAATCATTGGATGACACATGATATGTCGAATCTGACTgacaaaagggaaaaaaatataaaatggagcaaATGAAATGGGCAAAAGGGAATAAAATGTCTAAGAAATTGGAATTATAGAAGTGCACCATGGCAAAGCAGGAGTGGCTAGATGAGAAATGTAAGGCTGGAGAAACCTGCTTGACTTGGTGGAAGATTGATGCCACCAACATAAAAACTAAAGATGCCCCTGGAGACAAGAGAGGCATCTGGTGGAACATTAAAAGCTCACATGGCAAGCCTAtatcaagcaaagaagggaaggttgAAGGATGGAAGGAGTTGACATAGGGTCTACACAAGGGAACCAAAGCagaagagaagaggaaataaataaaGATGAGTTGGGAAATAGGATGCTGCAAGAAGAATTTGGCACAGCACAAAAAGGCTTACATCAAACCCAGGTGCCTGGCTTTGGTGACGTTCCCTCAGAATCATTGggagccttgggagagcgagccatgacaaaactattcgaCCTGGTATGCAAGACATGAGACTGGTGAAATACTCTGACTTCAAAAGGCATGTAATAGCTCCTATTTCAAAGAagaaaggtgtgaatattactgagctatcagtttaaaaagtcacggttgcaaaatatcaatatgaaataattacaaattaaatgtgaaaactagtagaaaccaattACGAGAAAAATTGATttgagttccagagaaatgtaggaactcatGAGAAATTACtgactatgacttatc of Schistocerca serialis cubense isolate TAMUIC-IGC-003099 chromosome 2, iqSchSeri2.2, whole genome shotgun sequence contains these proteins:
- the LOC126457737 gene encoding enoyl-CoA hydratase domain-containing protein 3, mitochondrial — translated: MSVTTRMSLAMGKHVARIRGKPKHNMSLSTSCIIANEPLTKTVQYDGVRKIIMSSQKTRNALSMKMMEDLIAGITCNQNDPSLRCILLYGEGRVFSAGHNLKELTSKDGSEFHHEVFATCSRLMLGILQCPVPVIAVVQGLAAAAGCQLVASCDIAICSDNSSFSTPGANFGIFCSTPGIAVGRAVPKKVAAHMLFTGLPLSAEEALRAGLVSKVVPAEDLEEEVRKIVDSICNKSRAVIELGKKFFYQQLETDIRTAYRMGEEIMVNNLAMSDGQEGVRSFIEKRKPCWTHSSEKCH